One window of Candidatus Methylomirabilota bacterium genomic DNA carries:
- a CDS encoding polysaccharide pyruvyl transferase family protein: MPVIGVSGSYGGLNLGDEAILSCVIDTLRKAVSGAEIVVFSRNAQHTETHHAVERVVAVREVSRDEIIPEIRGLDLFVLGGGGLLYDREAHTYLREVQIARDLGVPTVTYAIGAGPLESPEGRQAVSSALNQMDLLTVREMRAKRLLEEIGVTREIAVTADPALLLAPEPFSVEMLKKEGVPMTRHLVGVSVREVGPAAPDLGEVGYHTLLANAADFVADRLDADIVFVPMERGDIRESHAVIGRMAEAERAFVLKGEYRPGQILGLMEHLDMVIGMRLHFLIFAAIARVPFIPLPYAAKVAGFLEDLGLPARTLQEQHAGPLLASIDRCWDLRRELRETLERRMPALQGRARETAGLTARLLDGKSAPSEAAQPAMG; encoded by the coding sequence ATGCCGGTGATCGGGGTCTCGGGCTCTTACGGCGGACTGAACCTCGGCGACGAGGCGATTCTCAGCTGCGTCATCGACACCCTCCGCAAGGCGGTGAGCGGCGCCGAGATCGTCGTGTTCTCGCGGAATGCCCAGCACACGGAGACGCACCACGCCGTGGAGCGGGTCGTCGCCGTCCGCGAGGTGAGCCGCGACGAGATCATCCCCGAGATCCGGGGGCTCGACCTCTTCGTGCTCGGCGGTGGGGGTCTCCTCTACGACCGGGAGGCTCATACCTATCTCCGAGAGGTCCAGATCGCCCGTGATCTCGGTGTGCCCACCGTGACCTACGCCATCGGCGCCGGCCCCCTGGAGAGCCCCGAGGGCCGCCAGGCCGTGTCGAGCGCGCTGAACCAGATGGATCTCTTGACGGTCCGCGAGATGCGCGCCAAACGGCTCCTCGAGGAGATCGGTGTGACGCGCGAGATCGCGGTGACCGCCGATCCAGCGCTGTTACTCGCTCCGGAGCCCTTCAGCGTCGAGATGCTGAAAAAGGAGGGCGTCCCGATGACGCGGCACCTGGTGGGGGTGTCGGTGCGCGAGGTGGGGCCGGCGGCGCCGGATCTCGGGGAAGTGGGCTACCACACGCTGCTCGCCAACGCGGCCGACTTCGTCGCCGACCGGCTCGATGCCGACATCGTCTTCGTGCCGATGGAGCGCGGCGACATTCGGGAGTCGCACGCCGTGATCGGGCGGATGGCCGAGGCCGAGCGAGCCTTCGTGCTGAAGGGCGAGTATCGGCCCGGGCAGATCCTCGGGCTGATGGAGCACCTAGACATGGTCATCGGCATGCGACTCCACTTCCTGATCTTCGCCGCAATCGCCCGGGTGCCCTTCATCCCGCTCCCCTACGCCGCCAAGGTCGCCGGGTTCCTGGAGGATCTCGGGCTGCCCGCGCGCACGCTCCAGGAGCAACACGCGGGACCCCTCCTGGCCTCGATCGACCGGTGCTGGGACCTCAGGCGCGAGCTCCGGGAGACGCTCGAGCGGCGCATGCCGGCCCTCCAGGGGCGCGCGCGAGAGACGGCGGGTCTGACCGCGCGGCTCCTCGACGGGAAGTCGGCGCCGAGCGAAGCCGCCCAGCCGGCAATGGGGTGA
- the lexA gene encoding transcriptional repressor LexA: MELRLTRRQQEVLGFIRMFSQRHGVPPTVREIGERFRVTPRAAFDHLRALERKGFLRRRSAAGRTSRALTLADRVPAAREIPILGRIAAGAPLQSEENREGTLQLAADWFGGKNEEVFGLRVRGESMVGAHIVEGDVVVVRRQDHAEPGDIVVALVDGEATVKRFARDAQGVVLKPEHPTLSPIVVRQDEHDFRVLGKVVGLVRQV; encoded by the coding sequence ATGGAGCTGCGACTGACCCGACGTCAGCAGGAAGTGCTCGGGTTCATCCGGATGTTCTCCCAGCGCCACGGCGTCCCGCCCACGGTACGCGAGATCGGGGAACGCTTCCGGGTGACACCGCGGGCGGCCTTCGATCACCTCCGCGCCCTCGAGCGCAAGGGATTCCTGCGCCGCCGGAGCGCGGCCGGCCGGACCTCCCGGGCTCTCACGCTGGCCGATCGCGTTCCCGCCGCGCGAGAGATTCCCATTCTGGGCCGGATCGCCGCCGGAGCGCCGCTGCAGTCCGAAGAAAACCGCGAGGGGACACTCCAGCTCGCAGCCGACTGGTTCGGGGGCAAGAACGAGGAGGTGTTCGGCCTCCGCGTGCGCGGCGAGAGCATGGTCGGGGCCCATATCGTCGAGGGTGACGTGGTAGTTGTTCGCCGGCAGGACCACGCCGAGCCCGGCGACATCGTGGTGGCCCTCGTCGACGGTGAGGCGACCGTCAAACGCTTCGCGCGAGATGCGCAGGGCGTGGTGTTGAAGCCCGAGCACCCGACGCTGTCCCCGATCGTCGTCCGTCAGGATGAGCACGATTTCCGGGTTCTCGGGAAAGTGGTCGGGCTCGTCCGTCAGGTCTAG
- the tatB gene encoding Sec-independent protein translocase protein TatB: MLDIGFQELLVLLVIALVVFGPHKLPELGRALGRAMREFRRASDEFRQTVETNLNLNDDSSILPPSASSSVSATEPETPPATPTTPAEPEAAPPGLDGIPPAPAEPFCGRRGGRLLHRSSCAWVARIPEPERSVYKTAAEALELGLAACPVCTPRDEAAPL, encoded by the coding sequence ATGCTCGACATCGGGTTTCAGGAACTGCTCGTCCTGCTGGTGATCGCCCTCGTGGTCTTCGGGCCGCACAAGCTCCCGGAACTGGGGCGGGCCCTCGGACGGGCGATGCGCGAGTTCCGTCGCGCCAGCGACGAATTTCGCCAGACCGTCGAGACGAACCTCAACCTCAACGACGATTCGTCGATTCTTCCGCCGTCCGCCTCCTCGTCGGTGAGCGCGACGGAGCCCGAGACTCCGCCGGCGACCCCGACGACCCCGGCTGAGCCCGAGGCGGCCCCCCCGGGTCTGGACGGAATTCCTCCGGCGCCCGCCGAGCCGTTCTGCGGCCGGCGCGGGGGGCGGCTCCTCCACCGGAGCAGCTGCGCCTGGGTCGCTCGCATTCCCGAGCCGGAGCGATCCGTGTACAAGACGGCCGCCGAAGCCTTGGAGCTCGGGCTCGCCGCGTGTCCCGTGTGCACGCCGCGGGACGAGGCCGCTCCGCTCTAG
- a CDS encoding response regulator: MRRVLAVDDDPSILAVIKDILSKSGYTVTVVPNGVEAVRRIEVDSFDLVITDLRMPEMSGPELITFLQKDATYSKIPILVLATGAESADLGTLKVDARVSKPFVPKTLMNAVAALIG; encoded by the coding sequence ATGCGACGCGTGCTCGCCGTCGACGATGACCCCTCGATCCTGGCCGTCATCAAGGACATCCTGTCGAAGTCGGGCTACACCGTGACGGTCGTCCCGAACGGCGTCGAGGCGGTTCGCCGGATCGAGGTGGACAGCTTCGATCTCGTGATCACGGACCTCCGGATGCCGGAGATGAGCGGTCCGGAGCTCATCACGTTCCTCCAGAAGGACGCCACGTACTCGAAGATCCCCATCCTGGTCCTCGCCACCGGGGCCGAGAGCGCGGACCTCGGCACCCTCAAGGTCGACGCTCGGGTCTCCAAGCCCTTCGTGCCGAAGACCCTGATGAACGCGGTCGCGGCCCTCATCGGCTGA
- a CDS encoding adenylate/guanylate cyclase domain-containing protein codes for MAGPSDASQEHSAPRLPPTVLVVVIRWVAVLATVLLSLGGLVWVALRLFPDWLPAGAWTHPYTGVGLVVELIILLGALLAGMVVLAGLRRWEARIARAREARYKAWARERQEAQREQAAAAARVEAERIGGTEAVLVLDLIQSTELIRERGDEFFRDLLRRIETAFIPVAREYGTRCVDGHGDGFLFCFERVDQALEAVQGMYARLPGVNQLMPPGVEVAFRASLHVGPTFTDTRGNRTGLAVLKTVRLGAVMESLYGRGAGRNSLVISHDALSALGPKGASAKLLGNVALRGFPGTHPVYQIEV; via the coding sequence ATGGCCGGTCCCTCCGACGCATCCCAGGAGCATTCGGCCCCGCGTCTCCCCCCGACCGTTCTGGTCGTCGTCATCCGGTGGGTGGCCGTCCTCGCCACCGTCCTCCTGAGCCTCGGGGGGCTCGTGTGGGTCGCCCTGCGGCTCTTTCCGGACTGGCTGCCGGCCGGCGCCTGGACGCACCCCTATACCGGCGTCGGCCTGGTCGTCGAGCTCATCATCCTGCTGGGCGCCTTGCTGGCAGGGATGGTGGTGCTGGCGGGGCTGCGTCGCTGGGAGGCCCGGATCGCCCGCGCCCGCGAAGCCCGGTACAAGGCCTGGGCCCGCGAGCGACAGGAGGCCCAGCGGGAGCAGGCGGCGGCGGCGGCCCGCGTGGAGGCCGAGCGGATCGGCGGTACCGAGGCCGTCCTGGTGCTCGACTTGATCCAGTCGACGGAGCTCATCCGGGAGCGCGGGGACGAGTTCTTCCGTGATCTGCTCCGGCGGATCGAGACGGCCTTCATCCCGGTGGCCCGTGAGTACGGGACGCGGTGTGTCGACGGGCACGGCGACGGGTTCCTGTTCTGCTTCGAGCGGGTAGACCAGGCGCTGGAAGCCGTGCAGGGGATGTACGCCCGGCTGCCGGGGGTCAACCAGTTGATGCCTCCCGGCGTCGAGGTCGCGTTCCGGGCCAGTCTCCACGTGGGTCCGACCTTCACCGACACGCGCGGCAACCGAACCGGGCTCGCCGTCCTGAAGACGGTGCGGCTCGGGGCCGTCATGGAAAGCCTCTACGGCCGGGGCGCCGGGCGGAACTCCCTGGTGATCTCCCACGATGCCCTGAGCGCCCTCGGGCCAAAAGGGGCGTCCGCCAAGCTCCTGGGCAACGTCGCCCTCCGAGGGTTCCCGGGGACCCATCCCGTCTATCAGATCGAAGTGTGA
- a CDS encoding HD domain-containing phosphohydrolase, whose protein sequence is MGGLKGLLLWTAGEEATAVRGLLTEDPELVMVPLGAGGEIPPRLPSFDQVIVVADWARLRSEPTAIERWRRTLTPAPVSILVLAERDELDAAVRALGAQVDDFLERPCHPGHLNRKLRTTLRYLADQQAAQGLRTELLRQATDFTEFNRVALALSAERDVNRLMELILTKCREVTTADAGSLYLVEEKDTDPGQWEAQGERTLRFVVAQNDSKSLDLKSARLPLTRASIAGCVALTRAPLNLPDVYRLPADVEFSHNPRMDQALAYRTVSMLVIPMVDHTDEIIGVIQVINKKRSPRIRLDTPEAAEAEVLPFGSHDQEMVSSLASLAAVSLNKALLLTRIEGLLEGIVRASVTAIEQRDPATAGHSDRVARLTVGLAQVVDRVTAGPFRDVHFTREELKELEYASILHDIGKVGVREHVLVKAKKLYEPEMGVIRTRFDFIKRSLQYEYTRRIIDLITRLGSERARPHIKQLEEELEVRLAEADRQLELILRLNEPTVTRSEVTTNLGLLTDLRYPYFDGTLRPYLTDYEISNLAIPKGSLNEQERLEIESHVTHSFRFLMQIPWTKELRRVPLIAYSHHERLDGSGYPRRVRDVEVPIQARMMTISDIFDALAASDRPYKRAVPAERALDILRTEARSGRVDPVLLDLFVEAQVFDPRRAGRPRNPD, encoded by the coding sequence ATGGGAGGGCTGAAGGGCCTCCTTCTCTGGACGGCGGGCGAGGAAGCGACGGCCGTGCGGGGGCTTCTCACCGAAGACCCCGAGCTCGTCATGGTGCCCCTGGGGGCGGGGGGCGAGATCCCGCCGCGGCTGCCGTCCTTCGACCAGGTCATCGTGGTGGCCGACTGGGCCAGGCTCCGCTCGGAGCCGACGGCCATCGAGCGCTGGCGGCGTACCCTGACCCCGGCCCCGGTGTCCATTCTCGTGCTGGCCGAGCGGGACGAGCTGGACGCGGCCGTCCGGGCACTGGGCGCCCAGGTCGACGACTTCCTCGAGCGACCCTGCCACCCCGGGCACCTCAACCGGAAGCTTCGGACGACCCTCCGCTACCTGGCCGACCAGCAGGCGGCCCAGGGGCTTCGGACGGAGCTCCTCCGCCAGGCCACCGACTTCACCGAGTTCAACCGGGTCGCCCTCGCCCTGTCGGCCGAGCGTGACGTCAACCGGCTGATGGAGCTGATCCTGACCAAATGCCGGGAGGTCACCACCGCGGACGCCGGAAGCCTCTACCTCGTGGAGGAGAAGGACACCGACCCCGGACAGTGGGAGGCCCAGGGCGAGCGGACGCTCCGGTTCGTCGTGGCCCAGAACGACTCGAAGAGCCTGGACCTCAAGAGCGCGCGCCTCCCGTTGACGCGTGCCAGCATCGCGGGATGCGTCGCCCTGACGCGAGCGCCGCTGAACCTCCCGGACGTCTACCGCCTCCCGGCCGACGTCGAGTTCTCCCACAACCCGCGGATGGACCAGGCGCTCGCCTACCGCACGGTCTCCATGCTGGTCATCCCGATGGTGGACCACACCGACGAGATCATCGGGGTCATCCAGGTCATCAACAAGAAGCGCTCCCCCCGCATCCGCCTCGACACGCCCGAGGCGGCCGAGGCGGAGGTGCTGCCGTTCGGGTCCCACGACCAGGAGATGGTCAGCTCGCTGGCGAGCCTGGCCGCGGTCAGCCTGAACAAGGCGCTCCTCCTGACCCGGATCGAGGGCCTCCTCGAGGGCATCGTGAGGGCCTCGGTGACCGCGATCGAGCAACGAGACCCCGCCACCGCCGGTCACTCGGATCGGGTGGCCCGGCTGACGGTGGGGCTGGCGCAGGTGGTCGATCGGGTCACCGCGGGCCCGTTCCGGGACGTGCACTTCACGCGCGAAGAGCTGAAGGAGCTCGAGTACGCCTCGATCCTCCACGACATCGGGAAGGTCGGGGTCCGGGAGCACGTCCTCGTCAAGGCCAAGAAGCTCTACGAGCCCGAGATGGGCGTGATCCGCACGCGCTTCGACTTCATCAAGCGCTCTCTTCAGTACGAGTACACGCGCCGGATCATCGACCTCATCACACGGCTGGGATCGGAGCGGGCGCGCCCGCACATCAAGCAGCTCGAGGAGGAGCTGGAGGTCAGGCTCGCGGAAGCGGATCGGCAGCTCGAGCTGATCCTGCGGCTCAACGAGCCCACGGTGACCAGGTCGGAGGTCACGACGAACCTCGGGCTCCTGACCGACCTCCGGTATCCCTATTTCGACGGCACCCTGCGCCCCTACCTCACCGACTACGAGATCTCGAACCTCGCCATTCCGAAGGGCAGCCTGAACGAGCAGGAGCGGCTCGAGATCGAATCGCACGTGACGCACAGCTTCCGCTTCCTCATGCAGATCCCGTGGACCAAGGAGCTCCGGCGCGTGCCCCTCATCGCCTACAGCCACCATGAGCGGCTCGACGGCTCCGGTTATCCGCGGCGGGTGCGGGATGTCGAGGTCCCCATCCAGGCCCGCATGATGACCATCTCGGACATCTTCGATGCGCTGGCGGCCTCCGACCGCCCCTACAAGCGCGCGGTGCCTGCCGAGCGGGCGCTGGACATCTTGCGAACCGAAGCGCGGTCGGGGCGTGTCGACCCGGTCTTGCTCGATCTCTTCGTCGAGGCCCAGGTGTTCGACCCACGAAGGGCCGGCCGCCCCCGCAACCCCGACTGA
- a CDS encoding cytochrome c oxidase assembly protein, with translation MDFGSAWFDWPWRPGPALVVLAAGGAYVHGWCRLRRQGYRQIASLWRVGAYLAGLASVVLALMSPIEQLAHVLFSAHMVQHQLLLMVAPPCLLLGNPFPLVIWALPRGVRRALQGALTQASPLRQALRRLTWLPVAGLLYAVNLWAWHLPAAYEAALGSPVLHDVEHLAFFGTAILFWWPIVNPAPRCRWPRPGGLYYGLRIAYLVLATAQNTLLGAVIGLTERVLYPSYARASGLFGLTPLDDQALGGGIMWSGGHMYLIAILALVAQAMNAGEREQPEPALPRDRAGS, from the coding sequence GTGGACTTCGGTTCCGCCTGGTTCGACTGGCCCTGGCGCCCCGGCCCCGCCCTCGTCGTGCTCGCGGCCGGAGGCGCCTACGTCCATGGCTGGTGCCGCCTTCGGCGCCAGGGTTACCGGCAGATCGCGTCGCTGTGGCGGGTCGGCGCGTACCTCGCGGGCCTGGCCAGCGTGGTCCTGGCGCTCATGTCGCCGATCGAGCAGCTCGCCCATGTCCTCTTCAGCGCGCACATGGTGCAGCACCAGCTTCTCCTGATGGTCGCCCCGCCGTGTCTCCTCCTCGGCAATCCGTTCCCCCTCGTCATCTGGGCGCTGCCCCGGGGGGTCCGCCGCGCCCTCCAGGGGGCGCTGACCCAGGCGAGTCCGCTTCGTCAGGCCCTGCGCCGGCTCACCTGGCTCCCGGTCGCCGGGCTCCTCTACGCGGTGAACCTGTGGGCCTGGCATCTCCCCGCGGCGTACGAGGCCGCCCTGGGCTCTCCCGTCCTTCACGACGTGGAGCACCTGGCCTTCTTCGGCACCGCCATCCTCTTCTGGTGGCCGATCGTCAACCCGGCACCGCGCTGCCGGTGGCCGCGGCCCGGCGGGCTCTACTATGGCCTGCGGATCGCGTACCTGGTCCTGGCGACGGCGCAGAACACCCTCCTGGGAGCCGTCATCGGCCTCACCGAGCGCGTGCTGTATCCCTCTTACGCTCGGGCCTCGGGGCTGTTCGGCCTCACCCCGCTCGACGACCAGGCGCTCGGGGGCGGGATCATGTGGTCAGGAGGTCACATGTACCTGATCGCCATCCTCGCGCTCGTCGCCCAGGCGATGAATGCCGGCGAGCGCGAGCAGCCGGAGCCGGCCCTGCCCCGCGACCGGGCCGGGTCGTGA
- a CDS encoding TlpA disulfide reductase family protein — protein MTDLGGRGRGPWIELALAVGILAATLGVAAVWVRAREHPLGGGSRAFQIVRPATPAPVPRIALSDLAGRRVHLEDFRGRVILLNFWATWCEPCRAEMPAMEALSRDLTDRGLTVVAVNYQEPVRAVQAYVRELGVTFPILRDAEGQVARELHVPGLPATFLIGRDGAVIGTALGYRDWNAPEARAFISELLAAPPRGVAAR, from the coding sequence ATGACCGACCTCGGGGGACGTGGCCGGGGGCCGTGGATCGAGCTGGCGCTCGCGGTGGGCATTCTCGCCGCGACGCTGGGCGTGGCCGCCGTGTGGGTTCGCGCGCGGGAGCATCCTCTCGGTGGGGGCTCCCGGGCGTTTCAGATCGTGCGACCGGCGACGCCGGCCCCCGTGCCGCGGATCGCGCTGTCCGACCTGGCGGGTCGGCGGGTCCACCTCGAGGACTTCCGCGGCCGCGTGATCCTCCTGAACTTCTGGGCCACCTGGTGCGAGCCCTGCCGGGCCGAGATGCCCGCCATGGAAGCGCTCTCGCGTGACCTCACCGATCGCGGCCTCACGGTGGTCGCCGTCAACTACCAGGAGCCGGTCCGGGCCGTGCAGGCCTACGTCCGCGAGCTCGGCGTGACCTTTCCGATCCTCCGTGACGCGGAGGGCCAGGTCGCCCGGGAGCTTCACGTGCCCGGACTGCCGGCCACGTTCCTCATCGGCCGGGACGGCGCGGTGATCGGCACCGCGCTCGGGTACCGAGACTGGAACGCGCCCGAGGCGCGCGCCTTCATCAGCGAGCTCCTGGCGGCGCCGCCTCGCGGAGTCGCGGCCCGCTGA
- a CDS encoding cobalamin-binding protein, which produces MATASSRPMRICSLLPSATEIVFTLGLGDRLVGITHECDHPPEARRLPVVTRSVVDHAASGSREIHRHVTRAVHEGSSLYALDHTRLRELDPDLILTQELCAVCAVAYGDVEKAVRRLPGERTVVSLEPTTLRGILETIERVGELAGVPERAAAAVRALQQRIDQVTERAGAAPTRPRVFAAEWLDPPFIGGHWVPEMVRRAGGRDGLGREGRPSTEIAWPEVAAYDPEVVVLMPCGFDLSRTIAELDGAARPPEWQRLSAVRAGQVYAVNGSAYFNRPGPRIVEGLEILAEILHPDRFPRTAPHDAWRRLG; this is translated from the coding sequence ATGGCAACTGCCTCCTCCCGACCGATGCGGATCTGCTCGCTCCTCCCCAGCGCCACCGAGATCGTCTTCACGCTCGGCCTCGGCGACCGGCTGGTCGGCATCACCCACGAGTGCGACCATCCCCCGGAAGCGCGCCGCCTCCCGGTCGTCACCCGGAGCGTCGTCGACCATGCCGCGAGCGGGAGCCGCGAGATCCACCGCCACGTGACCCGCGCCGTCCACGAGGGCTCGAGCCTCTACGCGCTCGACCACACGCGACTCCGGGAGCTCGACCCGGATCTGATCCTGACCCAGGAGCTCTGCGCCGTGTGCGCGGTCGCCTACGGCGACGTCGAGAAAGCGGTCCGTCGGCTCCCCGGCGAGCGCACGGTCGTGTCGCTCGAGCCCACGACGCTCCGGGGCATCCTCGAGACCATCGAGCGGGTCGGCGAGCTCGCCGGCGTGCCCGAGCGCGCGGCGGCGGCAGTCCGGGCGCTCCAGCAGCGGATCGACCAGGTGACCGAGCGGGCGGGGGCGGCGCCGACGCGACCGCGGGTGTTCGCCGCCGAATGGCTCGATCCGCCGTTTATCGGCGGGCACTGGGTTCCCGAGATGGTGCGCCGGGCCGGGGGGCGCGATGGGCTGGGTCGCGAGGGGCGGCCGTCGACCGAGATCGCCTGGCCGGAGGTCGCGGCCTACGACCCCGAGGTCGTGGTCCTCATGCCGTGCGGCTTCGATCTCTCGCGCACGATCGCCGAACTGGACGGCGCGGCGCGGCCGCCCGAGTGGCAGCGGCTGAGCGCGGTCCGCGCCGGGCAGGTCTACGCGGTGAACGGCTCGGCCTACTTCAACCGCCCCGGCCCGCGCATCGTCGAGGGGCTCGAGATCCTGGCCGAGATCCTCCACCCCGACCGCTTCCCGCGGACCGCGCCGCATGATGCCTGGCGCCGACTCGGCTGA
- a CDS encoding DUF1059 domain-containing protein: MKILRCSDLMPGCKAVVEGMDTEDVMAKATEHAKKDHGMTTIPPDVAAKVRAAIKDK, encoded by the coding sequence ATGAAGATCCTGCGCTGCAGTGACCTCATGCCCGGCTGCAAGGCCGTGGTCGAGGGGATGGACACCGAGGACGTGATGGCCAAGGCGACCGAGCACGCGAAGAAGGACCACGGGATGACGACCATCCCGCCCGACGTGGCCGCCAAGGTCCGCGCGGCGATCAAGGACAAGTAG
- a CDS encoding DUF3309 family protein, producing the protein MGTILLIILILVLIGALPTWPYSSGWGYYPSGGLGLVLLILIILLLMGRI; encoded by the coding sequence ATGGGAACGATCCTGCTGATTATCCTGATTCTGGTGCTCATCGGCGCGCTGCCCACCTGGCCCTACAGCTCCGGGTGGGGGTACTACCCGAGCGGTGGGCTGGGGCTCGTGCTACTGATCCTGATCATCCTGCTCTTGATGGGGCGGATCTGA
- a CDS encoding response regulator translates to MTAGSRGKILVVDDDAGITATFEKILRGEGYEVATATDGVEAIERAREESFDFVLLDLVMPRMDGLTALQYLNTVAPNARVVILSAYLGRNWEAEALRLGAAAVMPKPPDISKLLRLCEELVRRPAASQ, encoded by the coding sequence ATGACGGCAGGATCGCGCGGCAAGATCCTCGTGGTCGACGACGATGCCGGGATCACGGCGACCTTCGAGAAGATCCTCCGGGGCGAGGGCTATGAGGTGGCCACGGCCACCGACGGGGTCGAGGCCATCGAGCGGGCTCGCGAGGAGTCCTTCGACTTCGTCCTGCTCGATCTCGTGATGCCGCGGATGGACGGCTTGACCGCCCTCCAGTACCTCAACACCGTCGCCCCGAACGCTCGGGTCGTGATCCTCTCGGCGTATCTGGGGCGCAACTGGGAAGCCGAAGCCCTGCGCCTGGGGGCCGCGGCCGTCATGCCCAAGCCGCCCGACATCTCCAAGCTCCTCCGGCTGTGCGAGGAGCTCGTCCGTCGGCCCGCCGCTAGCCAGTAG
- a CDS encoding hydantoinase/oxoprolinase family protein — MRRIGIDVGGTNTDAVLLEGERVVHAVKTPTTGDVTSGITRALAALVDESGADRDRVDAVMIGTTHFTNAIVQRRDLTPVAAIRIGLPASASLGPFVDWPADLAGLVRGEVFMLEGGHEVDGRPLVPFDTGGMRQVARRIRESGLRSVGIASVFSPLNPACEVEAAAILQEECPDVALTLSHQLGRIGLLERENATLLNACLVDLARRTTRAFVAALRVSGLSAPLYLTQNDGTVMRAEAAEGFPVYSFASGPTNSMRGAAFLSKLADAVVIDVGGTTTDIGCLRRGFPREANAVVEVGGVRTLFRMPDLLSLGLGGGSLVSTEPAVRVGPRSVSYRLTELGRVFGGPTLTSTDIAVAAGLVDLGDRGRVAGLSAQLVEACLARIHDILEDGVDRVRTDAGPTPLVAVGGAAFLVPETLPGISEVVQVPHRAVANAVGAAIAQVSGEVDQIFQGLSREEALAEARRLAEARAVQAGADPRTLEVVDVEDLPLAYLPGNSLRVRVRAVGDISRGPAAEAAE; from the coding sequence ATGAGGCGGATCGGCATCGACGTGGGCGGCACCAATACCGACGCCGTCCTGCTCGAAGGTGAGCGCGTCGTCCACGCGGTCAAGACCCCGACGACCGGGGACGTGACGAGCGGGATCACGCGTGCGCTCGCTGCCCTGGTCGACGAGTCCGGGGCCGACCGGGATCGGGTGGACGCCGTGATGATCGGCACCACTCATTTCACCAACGCGATCGTGCAGCGCCGAGACCTCACGCCGGTGGCGGCGATCCGCATCGGACTTCCGGCCAGCGCCTCGCTCGGGCCCTTCGTCGACTGGCCGGCCGACCTGGCCGGGCTCGTGCGGGGGGAGGTCTTCATGCTGGAGGGCGGCCACGAGGTCGACGGGCGCCCCCTGGTGCCCTTCGACACCGGCGGGATGCGGCAGGTCGCCCGTCGGATCCGCGAGTCGGGCCTCCGCTCGGTCGGGATCGCCTCCGTGTTCTCGCCGCTCAACCCGGCCTGCGAGGTCGAGGCGGCCGCGATCCTGCAGGAGGAGTGTCCGGACGTCGCCCTCACTCTCTCCCATCAGCTCGGCCGGATCGGCCTCCTGGAGCGCGAGAACGCCACGCTGCTGAACGCCTGCCTCGTGGATCTCGCCCGCCGCACCACGCGCGCCTTCGTCGCGGCGCTCCGGGTCAGCGGGCTGTCGGCGCCGCTCTACCTCACCCAGAACGACGGCACGGTGATGCGCGCCGAAGCGGCCGAAGGCTTTCCCGTCTACAGCTTCGCGTCGGGCCCGACCAACAGCATGCGGGGCGCCGCGTTCCTCTCGAAGCTGGCCGACGCGGTGGTCATCGACGTCGGCGGGACCACGACCGACATCGGCTGCCTGCGCCGCGGCTTCCCGCGCGAGGCCAACGCGGTCGTCGAGGTCGGCGGCGTCCGGACGCTCTTCCGGATGCCCGACCTCCTGTCACTCGGCCTCGGCGGGGGCTCGCTGGTGTCGACCGAGCCCGCCGTCCGAGTCGGGCCGCGGAGCGTGAGCTATCGCCTCACGGAGCTGGGCCGCGTCTTCGGCGGGCCCACGCTGACCTCGACCGACATCGCGGTGGCGGCCGGACTCGTGGACCTCGGCGACCGGGGCCGGGTGGCCGGGCTCTCCGCCCAGCTCGTCGAGGCCTGCCTCGCCCGCATCCACGACATCCTCGAGGACGGTGTCGACCGCGTGAGGACCGACGCCGGCCCGACCCCGCTGGTGGCGGTGGGCGGCGCGGCCTTTCTGGTGCCGGAGACGCTGCCCGGCATCTCGGAGGTCGTCCAGGTGCCGCATCGGGCGGTCGCGAACGCGGTGGGCGCGGCCATCGCTCAGGTCAGCGGGGAGGTCGATCAGATCTTCCAGGGTCTCTCGCGCGAGGAGGCGCTCGCGGAGGCGCGCCGGCTGGCGGAAGCGCGGGCTGTCCAGGCCGGGGCCGACCCGCGGACGCTCGAGGTGGTGGACGTGGAGGACCTGCCGCTGGCCTATCTGCCGGGGAATTCGCTCCGCGTGCGTGTCCGCGCGGTCGGCGACATCAGCCGAGGTCCCGCCGCCGAAGCCGCGGAGTGA